TGGGACCTTCGCGTCTCAGCCCCCACGGGCAGGACAAGACCATACAGTCTCAGCCGTCAGAGGATGGGGCTGAATGGATGAAAGGCTGGATCCTTACTGGGGTGTTCCAGGCAAGTCACTGCATCTCCTGGAGCCTCAGCTGACATGGGACATGCCACCCCAGTGACAACTGTGGTCTGCAATTTGAAGACGATAATGAGCTTCCATCTCAGAAACCTGTCCCCTGCTCAAGGGCTTGCGGCTAAGTTCTCGGGGTTGTGACAACAGCCTCCCAGCCCACAGCAGAGCCAGAGGTGGTGCgggacccctccctccctcgctttcAGGGTGAGGGCCCCTGACTCTGGCCGGTGCAGCCCCTTCAAGCTAAAGTGGGGACATAGCGATCGTCTCCACTCCCCAAGGAACTCCCCGTGGCAGTGGTTtcggggctggggcaggaagggtgACAGGTGTACAGGCGGCGTGTCTAGTCAGCTTGAGTCAGAGGTGTTGAGACAGGCAGTCACCCTGGCTTCCTCCTCCCACTCAGGTCCAATTCCCCTTTACCTCTGTGGTCCTACTAGGCCTTCATCCGCTCTGCTTTCCCTGCCTGTGCCCTGGCCTTTCCTCCAGCGCCCTCTCCGCTGCCACCCTCCATAGAACTCTGCCTCACCACCGCCTCCTCCAGGGAGCGTTCCTGATTCCCCTGACCGACTTCCAAGCCCTGGAGTCTGCACAGCACCGTAAAGGTCTCTCGAGGCCCTTAGCATAGTCACGGACTCTAGGACATTCCATCCGGAAGGTCCCTTGGAATCCATTTCATAGCTGGGAGAACTGAGGAGGAATGAGCCACTTAATCCCGGGCAAGGAAACCACCTCTAGAATGTCCCTGGTCTGTGCTGCCTCCAAAGTGAGGCGGAGAGGTGCTCTGTGCCCCACGGTTCCTCCCCAGACTCCAGCTCCGGCTCGCCTCCTTGTCCTCGTCTTCCGCCCCCTCTTCCCCGGTCAAGCCTCCCTGAAAGCGTCCTGTGTGCGGGTGCTGGGGATACACACGGTGGTGCATGTGTCTCATGGTCTATGGTCTCCATGTCACATCGGGACCATTTCCCCCAACAGAGTCCTGGGCTGTTTCTCTCATTTATCTCTGCACCCACGCTAAGTGCTTCCCTCGTGTGAAAtgccccctgctccttctctattttttttttttttaactttttaatgtttatttttgagattgagagagagagagagagagagagagagagagagagagagagaatctgaagcaggctccaggctctgagctgtcagcacagagcctgacgcggggctcgaactcacagactgtgggatcatgacctgagcccgagtcggacctcaactgactgagccacccagctccccgGTGTGAATCCTCCCAGTAACAAGGCTCACTGACTGCCGCCTCCATGAAGCCCTCCAAGGTTTCTCATCCAGAAGCAACATCTCCCTGCCGTGGGCCCCAGCCCTTTATGTCACCTGTACATTCCTGTGTTGGGGCCAGGCCTCGTCCCCTCTGCCAGCTGCTGCAcaccctcccacagcccctggcacagCACCTGGCATGCAGCAGGTTCTTGTTGGCATGCTTGCTGCTCTGATCCCTCCCTTGCTAGGCATCCTGCACCAGCCCAGGGCTAGTCCAGAACCTTCTGCTCCTGCTGTCACAACCAATTCCCTAGAAGGAACAGGGGAATTTGGGTCCTTCTGGAGAAAAATTCTGAGTCTGTGGCAGAACAAGGGGGACTCAAACCCCACTCAGGGGGTTTCCCCggcagtgggggctggggtggcctcGCCGGTAATAAAGCTGCTAATTGTCATCTTAACAGTCCCCTGTTGTCCAACACAGAAGAGCATTCCGTGGCCTCTGTGGTGGGTGGAAAAGCCACTGGGCAGAGGGACTGGAGGACAGAGAGGGTCATGAGACACTCCGCCCATCAGGGGCAGTATCGGCAGAGacatcctctgcccctcctaggCCCCAGGCCCTCCCCAAGCACCTCTGATCATTGGCATTTCCCCTGGGCCTAAGGCTCTGTCTCCAGGCCAGAGCTGCTCTTTCCCGGGCACAGTCACCAAGGGCACTGGCACCCGTTCTCCTGACCAGACTGGCTTCCTCCAGCTCTGCAGGATGGGGCCTGCCGGCTACCTCTCTGTTTGGGGTGGAGGTTACCCCCACTGTCTGCAGGAAGCCAGCACCGAAGATGAGTGCAGGCAGGAAGATCcactcccttctctgctctgctgCACAGGCAGATGGCAGCCTGTCCCGGAGACAGGGAGAATGGCTCAGCCAGACAGGCTGGAGGCAAGAACCCCTCTAGCTGCGGCTTGAGGAGTGGGTGATGTGAGCCtatgagaagcagagaaatgcTGCTGTGAGATCCACTAAGAGAGGACCCCATCTTTCTCAGATCTGCCATTCCGGCAGGGTCCCTGGGACAGTCCAAACATCCCTCCACGGGTGGtgaagtgaggcccagagagggtctATGagctgcccaaagtcacatggcaagATGGTGACAGAGGATCCTGCCCGAGGGACGTTTTGCCATGGACGGgcactccccctcccctccccgcatGAAGCGAAGCAGCCATAGCCTGCCAAAGTGGCCCTGGGGGACAAGGAGGAGCACTGGCCTCGCCCTCCCTTGATCTTGACCATGGTTTCCTTTCACAGGTGCCCTGTGAGGACTGGCAGGCAGGATTACAGTCTGAGCCCTCCCTTGGTGGGGCTGGGTTTCAACAAACAGCGCCTGCTGTGGTTATCACCACCGCTGATGACAATTTAACAATGGCTCCAGGTTAACCCAGAGCCAGCTGTGCTGAGAGGGCCCCGTGCACCTGACAACCTGTTGCAGGGGCCTCATCTCAGCTGCTCCTGGTCCCTTGGGATACAGTGGAGCCAGGCCCGGATCCCATGTGTTAAAACCAAGGTCTGGGGTCACCCTGTTGAGATGCTGTCCACCTGGAAGCGGGCACAGGACTCTCCTCCTGGTTAAGGGACTCCCACCGTCTGGCCCAGGGGAGCCCTAGGCAGACAATTGGCCACTTTCTCTGGTGGCCGGGGGTGTGGCCCCCGGGGGTGTGGCTGCCCTGGGGATCATGCTGCAGCCCATGGGGTGGATGGAAAGTCTGTTCAGGGCCTGGCTCGTGCTGGACCCTGACCACGTGTCCACTGTAGACCAGGTCCTCACAGACCCTTGCGTGCTGTTCTGCAACCCAGGATGGGGTGCCCCATGTGGGGGAACCGGGCTTCCAATCTGCAGAGGCGCCCATTTGGATTAAATGGTGATTAAAACCTGTCGGGCTCTGGTCTCCTGTGTCAGGGCCCTGCTTGGGGAACCCCCCCAACCAAAGTCGTGTGGGCCCCAGGCCTTTCTCAGAATGAGATGGAGCAGGGGCACTCCCTGTGAAGACGCCCTGTGCCCATGTGGCCTGcggactccccctcccccccaggagGCCTTCCTGGAGGCGGAGGGGGAAGCTCTTCCAGGCCTGGACCTCAGGTGCCGAAGCAGCCCCCTTGGCTCCTGCCTGGCTGTCCTCACCCCACACACAGGGCGCGATGGTGCTTGAAGGAGGCTCACCAGCCTCGGGGCAGATGCTAACCCGGTTTAGGATAGAGGCTTCTCAGCCCTGCTAATAGAGGAACCAAGAAATGTCCCTGTGAAAAGAGAAGTATGTCACTGTCGTAGCCCCCGGTCACACATACCCCACCTCTGTCCTCAGCTGAGTGCCCATTCTCTGGAAAGCCACAAACATTCCAAGACCGCATTTGTGCTGAATCATCTTCAAACTTCACTGCTGTAGGGAGgcattttggggggggaggtgaCAGGAGGTGGGGCAAGGTCCCCAAAGAGGTTAAATAGGTCACCTCCACACTTGGCTGTCATCCTCGTCTCTCCTGGAGCAGAGGGATCCACACGCACAGATCCTCTCCCGGGCTCCTGGCACCATGATGTCCCtgaagctgctgctgctggtcacGCTCCTCCTGGGGGCTTCTCTGCAGGTCACCCACGCAGGTGAGGGCAGAGGAGTGTGGCCGAGGAAGGCGCCCTggacaggaggggtgggggcactgAGATCATAGCAGCAACACTCACTATTTATGCATGAGTTACAGCCCACCTGCTCCTGCAGAAGGGGGAGGCCGGTGGCAGCCGTAGGACTTTGAGGGAGGCAGTCAAGGGAAAatgaggaggagggtggggaggacggAGAGGAGGATGCGGGCCCCGAGCTTGGGGGTCAGCTTGGGGAGGAGCAAAGTTCTGGCCCGTCTCACGCCGCAGTGGTTGTGGGGCAATGACCGTGGCTGTGCTTTGACAGTGGAACATGACCCCTTCTTAGGAGTCTTGGTTAGCATCTGTTTTATTAATGGGTCTACACTGAGGGAATCAGCATGAACGTGGCTAGTTCCCAGAGCATGTGCAAGAGGGAGGTTTATTGCAGCTGGGGGGGAAAGGACAAAGTAAGACGGGATGTGGGAACACAGCTGATTAGCGCCCAGCCTTTGCCCGTGACTGCTCGTTTACTCTCACTTCTGTAAGTCACCGGCCAGGGCAGCATCGTGGGCTAGTCAGACCAAGTTCTGCCCCCGAGATGGCTGGAGGACAGTTGGGGGCTTCTTAGAAAACACTCTAGCATGGCATTAATTAAAGCCACACATCTCTGGTTTGCCTGTTTGCAAGTATTGGTACTTTATCTTGTGCAAAGATAAGGAAGCCGAACCCCAGGAAAGTGTCTTCACACCTTGGGCTTCCCCATagccatctgtgaaatggggtagGGATAGTACCTGTCTCTAGGTGCACTGCGGAGGACCAAATGAGCTCCTGCAGGCAgaggcccagcccagagcctggcccgGAGGAAATTCCAGGGTGGTTTGGGGCTGGTATTTGAGTGTGTGCACGCACAGGTGCACACTCATGCAGACACACGGGGACAACACATAGATGCATGCCAGTATATGTGCACAGACCCCCTGAACACACACAGAGACGTgctaggacacacacacaaacacccaggACCCCCGCGGCACACAGATCTCACACACAAATGtgtacacacagatacacacacacacacagacacgcaaagacacaccttcacagacacacacagagacatgcacacacaactcctcccaaacacacacagatatacgCACAGAGAGACACATAAGCACACAGGGACACCCCCCAAGCACAGAGACctcatgcacacacgtgtgcacatactgacacacacagacacacactcacaagATCCCCCTACCAAGAgactcccaaacacacacacgtggacCCCCTctgataccacacacacacacacacacacacacacacacatgcacacggaCTCCCCTCCACAGCCatggaccccccccaccccccacacagaCACTCACAGAACACCTGTTCCTGTCTCCCCTCTCCGTAGCTCGAGGAACCAATGTGGGCCGGGAGTGCTGCCTAGAGTACTTCAAAGGGGCCATCCCTCTCAGAAGGCTGACAGGGTGGTATAGGACCTCGGGGGAGTGTTCCAAAGACGCCATCGTGTAAGTGTGCCCTGACCccaccctctgtccctgcccttgcTCCTGGGAGCTCAGTCTGGGAGAACGCAGACCCAGGAGCTCCCAGAAGGGccactggggagaggagagagcagggctTTTGTGGTCCCCTTCCCACTCAGGCCCTGCTCCTCAGGGAAGCCCCTGCACCCCACATTGTGACACCCAAAAAAACCCAGGCTGTGAGGTTCAACTCTTCGTTGAtttatggggaaactgagggcctgagagagacagagcagccCCATGTCACACGGGCAGTCCAAAGCCAATGTGGTCACTTCCCATGGCTTGGTCTGAGCCGGGCCCCCCCTGTGCACCCCTAATTCCTAGGCTTTAGGTGGGCATGGGTGTAGCTGAAGTAGGGGGGCAGAGGCTTTGCAGTTCTGGCTCCCTGGGAGGGCCAGGACTGGCAGGGACCTTGGGAAGGTCAAGAATCACTGAGGATAGAGCCTGATGTCCCAGATCTGTCACCAATGTGCcatgtgacttcaggcaagttctTGCTCCTCTCAAGGCCTCAGGGTCCTGATCAGTGCAGAGCAAGGCTGATCCTGGGGCTCTGGGAGGCCTTCTTGCCCTGACGCCCCCTGGACGGGGTTTCTCCCTTTTGTGTAGGTTTGTAACTATCCATGGCAAGTCCATCTGTTCCGACCCCAAGGACACCAGGGTGAAGAAGACAGTCAGATATTTGCAAAGCATCGTGAACCCTGTGCCCCAAGAGTCCTGATTTCTGCCTGGACCATTTGGAGACTTCCTGCCTCAGTTCACAACCCCAACCCCAAGCTGCCTGAGTCCAGTGAAGGCCCTACAAGGACAAAGAGGACCCCTGCCCTCTTTTCTGGTCTGGAACCATGGCATGAAAGAGCCATGATTAAAGTCTCTTTGTACCTTAGTCTGGGCCAGCGTGTTCTGTCCACCTAGCCTGTCAACACTGGAAGGGCCCTCAAGAACATCTACCTGGTCCTGCCTTGTCCAGGCcaggaagggaaactgaggcttagaggggGACATGGCTACCGCAGACTACATGTGAGGGAAAGCAAAGGCCCCGGTGACAGCGGCCCAGGCAGGGGAGCTGAGGGGGTCTGTGGGATGAGCCCAGCCTCCAGGAGGCCTTCCCCAAGAATGGCTGCCCATCGGGTTCTCTCTCCTGCTCCGATGCCTCTGGCTCTTGTGGACCTTGGGGCAGCCTGCCATGATGGCATCGTTCTCCCAGTTGACCCCTTTGTGCGTCTGTCAGTCCTGACTCCTCCATTGAAGGGAGTTCCGTGAGCCAGCCAGGGCACCCCACAGCCTACATGTTAAgaaggatgggggatggggaagtTATGGACTCCCTTCCCCCAGACCCCTCTGTgcaagcccaactcagggctggaGCCACAGCGCATAGGGTGCTGGGGAGAATTAGGGTCTTTGGATTCTAGTTCTGTTTCACTCTCCTGATCAGCCGGGGCCTCATGGCTTCTCTCTCTGGGATGCTGTCTGGGGGCAGGAGCACGGGGTCCTTCTCTTCCTAGGGGTCTGTGATCTGCCTTGTCCGAGGGGGCTGCAATTAGGAGTTATTTTTAGGCAAAGTTTTGCCTCCTGTTTCCCCCTTGTGGTCAGTTGTCTTCTTGCAGGCCAGATGACAGACCCAAGCCCACTTTCCAGTAGGggcaggaataaaaaaagaaaaacaacaataatgagGCTGATGGTGAACTGGCTTCTTTGTAGCCCCAGGGTCTCCTTGCCCCCAGGTGGGCTCTTCCCCTGCCCTGATCCCAAGGAGTACCCCGCCAACGACTGCCTTGGACCTGGAATCCTGGGACAGCCTCGTCTGAGTGCTTTGTGAAAAAGCGTCTTCTGGATCCACCGGGTGGGGccgcagggtggggggtgggaattgGAGGAAAGATGATCTCAAAGTAGAGGGAGGCAAGAAGGAGCCCCTGTGACAGCAAAGGAGAACAAGGGCTGGGGCGGGACCCCTCACCCTTGCCGTCCAGAGCCTAAGACACTCAGAGGACACACATTTCATCCACGTAC
This genomic interval from Panthera leo isolate Ple1 chromosome E2, P.leo_Ple1_pat1.1, whole genome shotgun sequence contains the following:
- the CCL17 gene encoding C-C motif chemokine 17; translation: MMSLKLLLLVTLLLGASLQVTHAARGTNVGRECCLEYFKGAIPLRRLTGWYRTSGECSKDAIVFVTIHGKSICSDPKDTRVKKTVRYLQSIVNPVPQES